A single genomic interval of Polaribacter vadi harbors:
- the pckA gene encoding phosphoenolpyruvate carboxykinase (ATP) produces MVDTNTKSISLNSLGIKNATVRYQLTSNELHQETLQKEQGVESSLGAIAVNTGEFTGRSPMDRFIVKDSITEDKVWWSKINLPFEEDKFDKLYNKVVDYLSEKEIFVRDSYACADKNYKLNIRVVNEYPWSNMFAYNMFLRPTEEELKDFSPEWTVINAPGFMADAEQDGTRQHNFAILNFTKKIALIGGTGYTGEIKKGIFSALNFILPVYKNTLPMHCSANVGAAGDTAIFFGLSGTGKTTLSTDPNRSLIGDDEHGWTAENTVFNFEGGCYAKVINLSQEQEPEIFAAIKKGAILENVVMDDKGVVDFADTSITQNTRVSYPIYHIDNIQEPSIGKNPKNIFFLTADAFGVLPPISKLTPAQAAYHFISGYTAKVAGTEAGVTEPTPNFSACFGAPFMPLHPTKYAEMLSKKMKDAGVNVWLVNTGWSGGQYGVGRRMPLKYTRAMITAVLNGELSDYTYENYHIHSVFGVAQPRFCPGVPTELLSPRSTWNNDDAYYETAFKLSNAFRHNFKQFEEFANEEIRRGGPQRYAY; encoded by the coding sequence ATGGTAGATACAAATACGAAATCGATTTCGTTAAATAGTCTAGGAATCAAAAATGCCACAGTTCGTTATCAGTTAACTTCTAACGAATTACACCAAGAAACACTTCAAAAAGAACAAGGAGTAGAATCTTCTTTAGGAGCAATTGCAGTAAATACAGGTGAATTTACAGGACGCTCTCCTATGGATCGTTTTATTGTAAAAGACAGTATTACAGAAGATAAAGTTTGGTGGAGTAAAATTAATTTACCTTTTGAAGAAGATAAATTTGATAAATTGTATAATAAAGTTGTCGATTATTTATCAGAAAAAGAAATTTTTGTAAGAGATAGTTATGCTTGTGCAGACAAAAATTACAAATTAAATATTAGAGTTGTAAACGAATATCCTTGGAGCAATATGTTTGCTTACAATATGTTTTTACGACCAACAGAAGAAGAGTTAAAAGATTTTTCTCCTGAATGGACTGTAATTAATGCACCAGGTTTTATGGCTGATGCTGAGCAAGATGGAACTCGCCAACATAATTTTGCAATTTTAAATTTTACTAAAAAAATAGCTTTAATTGGGGGTACAGGATATACAGGAGAAATTAAAAAAGGAATTTTTTCTGCCTTAAATTTTATTTTACCAGTCTATAAAAATACCTTACCAATGCATTGTTCTGCAAACGTTGGTGCAGCTGGAGATACAGCAATTTTCTTTGGCTTATCTGGAACAGGAAAAACTACACTTTCTACAGATCCAAACAGAAGTTTAATTGGTGATGATGAACATGGATGGACAGCAGAAAACACCGTTTTTAATTTTGAAGGTGGTTGTTATGCAAAAGTGATTAACTTATCTCAAGAACAAGAACCAGAAATTTTTGCAGCGATTAAAAAAGGTGCAATTTTAGAGAATGTTGTGATGGATGATAAGGGAGTTGTCGATTTTGCTGACACTTCTATCACTCAAAATACAAGAGTTAGTTACCCAATTTATCATATAGACAATATACAGGAACCATCAATTGGTAAAAATCCGAAGAATATTTTCTTTTTAACTGCAGATGCTTTTGGAGTTTTGCCTCCAATATCTAAATTAACTCCAGCACAAGCTGCCTATCATTTTATATCTGGTTACACAGCAAAAGTAGCAGGAACAGAAGCCGGAGTTACAGAACCTACTCCTAATTTTTCAGCGTGTTTTGGTGCGCCATTTATGCCTTTACATCCTACAAAATATGCAGAAATGTTAAGTAAAAAAATGAAAGATGCTGGTGTTAATGTATGGCTCGTAAACACAGGTTGGTCTGGAGGTCAATATGGTGTGGGTAGAAGAATGCCCTTAAAATATACCAGAGCAATGATTACTGCTGTTTTAAATGGAGAATTGTCAGATTATACGTACGAAAACTATCATATTCATTCGGTTTTTGGAGTTGCACAACCAAGATTTTGCCCTGGAGTGCCAACAGAATTGCTAAGTCCAAGATCTACTTGGAATAATGATGATGCTTATTATGAAACTGCATTTAAATTATCGAATGCTTTTAGACATAATTTTAAACAATTTGAGGAATTTGCAAACGAAGAAATTCGTAGAGGAGGACCTCAAAGATATGCGTATTAG
- a CDS encoding saccharopine dehydrogenase family protein: protein MKNILIIGAGKSSSSLIKFLIDKSDAENLRILIGDLSTKNATKIINNHKNAKAIIFDVFNEQQRETEIEKSDLVISMLPARFHLEVAKSCIKFKKHLVTASYISKEIKALDKAAKENGLVFMNEIGLDPGLDHMSAMQILDRIREKNAKMLLFESFCGGLVAPESDTNLWNYKFTWNPRNVVLAGQGGAAMFIQESTYKYIPYHKLFRRTEFLKVDNQKFEAYANRDSLKYRSVYGLDEIPTMYRGTIRKVGFSRAWNIFVQLGMTDDSYTIENSENMSYRDFVNLFLAYSPSDSVELKLRSYLKIDQDDIMWEKLIELDLFNPKKKIEISNATPAQALQKILEDSWTLQENDKDMIVMQHLFGFEIDGKKHQIESSLIVEGENQTYTAMAKTVGLPMAIAALNILNGRIKTPGVQIPISKEVYEPILNELENYGIKFTEKEVPYLGYNPNHVIG from the coding sequence ATGAAAAACATATTGATTATTGGTGCAGGGAAATCGAGTTCGTCTTTGATTAAATTTTTAATAGACAAATCTGATGCAGAAAATTTACGAATACTTATTGGAGATTTATCAACCAAAAATGCAACTAAAATCATCAACAATCATAAAAATGCCAAAGCTATTATTTTTGATGTTTTTAATGAACAGCAACGTGAAACAGAAATTGAAAAATCAGATCTTGTAATTTCGATGTTACCAGCAAGATTTCACTTAGAAGTTGCTAAGAGTTGTATCAAATTTAAAAAACATTTGGTTACTGCTTCTTACATTTCTAAAGAGATAAAAGCGCTTGATAAAGCTGCCAAAGAAAATGGTTTAGTCTTTATGAATGAAATTGGTTTAGACCCAGGTTTAGATCACATGAGTGCCATGCAAATATTGGATAGGATCAGAGAAAAAAATGCCAAAATGTTGCTTTTTGAATCTTTTTGCGGTGGTTTAGTTGCGCCTGAAAGTGATACCAATCTTTGGAATTACAAATTTACATGGAACCCAAGAAATGTTGTTTTGGCAGGCCAAGGAGGAGCTGCAATGTTTATTCAAGAGAGTACTTATAAGTACATTCCATATCATAAATTATTCAGAAGAACCGAATTTTTAAAGGTTGATAATCAAAAATTTGAAGCATACGCAAATAGAGATTCTTTAAAATATAGAAGCGTTTATGGTTTGGATGAAATTCCGACAATGTACAGAGGAACCATTAGAAAAGTCGGTTTTTCTAGAGCTTGGAATATTTTTGTACAATTAGGAATGACAGACGATTCTTACACTATAGAGAATTCCGAAAACATGAGTTATAGAGATTTTGTAAACTTGTTTTTAGCTTATTCACCATCAGATTCTGTAGAGCTGAAACTACGCTCCTATTTAAAAATAGACCAAGATGATATTATGTGGGAAAAACTAATTGAACTCGATCTTTTTAATCCGAAGAAAAAAATAGAAATCTCGAATGCAACTCCTGCTCAAGCCCTTCAAAAAATATTAGAAGATTCTTGGACGCTGCAAGAAAACGACAAGGATATGATTGTAATGCAACATCTTTTTGGTTTTGAAATTGATGGAAAAAAACATCAAATTGAAAGTAGTTTAATTGTTGAAGGCGAAAACCAAACTTATACAGCAATGGCTAAAACAGTAGGTTTACCAATGGCAATTGCAGCTTTAAATATTTTAAATGGCAGAATTAAAACGCCAGGAGTTCAAATACCTATTTCTAAAGAAGTCTATGAACCTATTTTAAATGAATTAGAGAACTATGGAATAAAATTCACAGAAAAAGAAGTTCCTTATTTGGGTTATAATCCGAATCATGTAATTGGTTAA
- a CDS encoding DUF423 domain-containing protein — MFKNLIITCFLGLSAVILGAFGAHALKESLTSDQLLSFETAVRYQMFHAIILLFVNIYEGFSIKQKDIISYLFMLGILLFSGSIYAIQLTPITAKSIWFVTPLGGFFFIIGWISMLIIFVKKYKQK, encoded by the coding sequence ATGTTTAAAAATTTAATTATTACTTGTTTTTTAGGATTGTCAGCAGTTATTTTGGGTGCTTTTGGTGCACACGCTTTAAAAGAAAGTTTAACATCAGATCAATTATTGAGTTTTGAAACGGCTGTTCGTTATCAAATGTTTCATGCAATTATTTTATTATTTGTGAATATTTATGAGGGATTTTCTATCAAGCAAAAAGATATAATTAGCTATCTTTTTATGTTGGGAATTCTTTTATTTTCTGGCTCAATTTATGCAATTCAATTAACTCCCATTACTGCAAAATCTATTTGGTTTGTAACGCCTTTAGGTGGTTTTTTCTTTATAATTGGCTGGATTTCAATGCTTATAATTTTTGTAAAAAAGTACAAACAGAAATAA
- a CDS encoding tRNA1(Val) (adenine(37)-N6)-methyltransferase — MIKPFQFKEFTIQQDKTAMKVGTDGVLLGAWCATGNFPDTILDIGTGTGIIALMMAQRFDAMTIDGVEVDENAYEQTVANFENSDWGDRLYCYNSTFQNFADEIADEEETYDLIVTNPPFYTDEFETENDARNKARFTSSLSFLELITGVVKILSSNGKFAIVIPFKEEENFIKLAKEKNLFLNSICRVQGNPKSEIKRSLLEFSFHQTAINSAHLIIEIERHQYTEEYINLTKYFYLKM, encoded by the coding sequence ATGATAAAACCATTTCAATTTAAAGAGTTTACAATTCAACAAGATAAAACAGCTATGAAAGTTGGTACAGATGGTGTGCTACTAGGTGCTTGGTGTGCTACAGGTAATTTCCCTGATACAATTTTAGATATTGGTACAGGAACAGGAATTATTGCTTTAATGATGGCACAACGTTTTGATGCTATGACAATTGATGGAGTTGAGGTTGATGAAAATGCGTACGAACAAACAGTTGCCAATTTTGAAAATTCTGATTGGGGAGATCGTTTGTATTGTTATAATAGTACTTTTCAAAATTTTGCAGATGAAATTGCTGATGAAGAAGAAACGTACGATTTAATTGTTACAAATCCGCCTTTTTATACTGATGAGTTTGAAACTGAAAATGATGCTAGAAACAAAGCACGTTTTACAAGTTCGTTATCTTTTTTAGAATTGATTACAGGTGTTGTAAAAATTCTTTCTTCGAATGGAAAATTTGCGATTGTAATTCCTTTTAAAGAAGAAGAGAATTTTATCAAACTAGCAAAAGAAAAAAATTTATTTTTGAATAGTATTTGCCGAGTTCAAGGAAATCCAAAATCTGAAATAAAAAGAAGTTTGCTAGAGTTTTCTTTTCATCAAACAGCAATTAATTCAGCACATTTAATAATAGAAATTGAGCGCCATCAATACACAGAAGAGTATATAAATCTGACTAAATATTTTTATTTAAAGATGTAA